GAGCATTTAACTCTTGGTAGTCTTGTGCATAAGGAGTCTGTTGAACCTTTTCAATCAAGGTGTTATTAAAAACAAGCGGTTGCGGGCTAAAAATATAAAATACATATAACGCCACCCCAATAAACAGAATTCCAAACTGCATCGGCACTTTTACAATGGCATTCATCAACAATCCTTGAGTGCTCACTTTGACTGATTTGCCCGCAAGATATCGTCCCACTTGAGATTGGTCTGTTCCAAAATAACTTAATGCCAAAAAGAAACCACCTAACAAACCACTCCACAGATTGTATTTATCATTCAAATCAAAAGTAGTTACCAGCGCATTTAACTTTCCTGTTTTCCCTGAAATATGCAGAGTCTCCATAAAGCCAATATCATCAGGCATTAACTTAAAGATCATATACCCGGCAAATAACATCCCGGCAAGGATTACTATCATTTGGTGAAGTTGAGTCTGTGCAACTGCCTTAGCGCCTCCGCTAAGGGTGTAAATCACAACTAACAATCCCGTCAGAGCACATGTTAGATATATGTTCCAACCCAATAAGGAAGACATTACCAGTGCCGGTGCATAAATCGTTAAACCGGTTGCAAGCCCCCTTTGCAGTAAAAACAAAAAGGCAGTAAACACCCGCACTTTGACATCAAACCGTTGTTCTAAAAATTCATAAGCGGTTATTACCTTGAGTTTGTGATATGCCGGAACTAAAACAGCAGACACCACAATCATTGCTAAGGGTAATCCAAAATAGTATTGAACGAATCGCATTCCGTCAGTAAAAGCTTGTCCGGGAGCCGACAGAAATGTAATCGCGCTTGCTTGGGTTGCCATAACAGAAAACATAATGGTGTACCAAGGCAATGAATTATCGCCTAAGAAATAGCCTTTTAAATCCTTTTGACCTCGGCTCTTATATATTCCGTAAACGGTAATGAAAGTGAGTGTAGATAATAATACGGCCCAATCAATCCAAGACATAGTTTACGAAAATGAATAGGTGAACAACCCGAATATTAAAATAAGAAAGACCAGCCATAAGAAGACAAATAAAAACCAGCGATTAGCTCCCTTAAAAGGTTCTTGGTATTTCATAAAGTGCAACAAATAAAGGGCTTATAATTGAATACAACAATACAATCGGATAGACGCTTGGTTTCTTCTGTGCTAATGCAACAGTGTGCTATTTCACAACGACTAAAAAGTAGTTTTTCTTGCCTTTTTGAATCAACAAGAATTTATCAAAAATCAAATTGTTATTATTGATAGAAGCATCAGTATCAGTATGTTTGACTTTGTTCAAACTTAATGCACCTGCTTGAATCATTTTTCTTGCCTCACTTTTTGAAGGAAAGATTTGTGTTTCTACTGCCAATAAATCAAGTACGTTGATTCCGGCAGCCATGATTGAACTTGAAGTCTCAAAAGTTGGCACACCTTCCATCGCACTCCTAAACGTCTTTTCTCCCAAAGACAAAACATCTTTTGGGTCAGAATTTCCAAAAAGAATTTGAGATGTTTTTACTGCTGTGTCATATTCATTGGATGAATGTACTAAGGTTGTTAATTCCTGAGCCAGTGTTTTTTGAAGAAGTCGCAAATGCGGCTCTTGTTCGTGTTGAGCAATGAGAGCCATTGTCTTTTCTTTGTCAAAATCTGTGAATACTTTAATGAGTTTCACTGCGTCTTCATCACTGACATTTAACCAAAATTGGTAAAAAGTAAAGGGACTGGTTTTTTCGGGGTCAAGCCACACATTACCGCCCTCAGACTTGCCGAATTTAGTACCATCGGACTTGGTGAGCAAAGGAGCTGTGAGAGCAAAAGCTTCTCCTCCTCCCATTCTGCGAATCAATTCAGTACCGGTGGTAATATTTCCCCATTGGTCACTACCACCCATTTGAAGTTTGACACCAAAATTTGAATAAAGGTGGTAAAAATCATATCCTTGAATCAGTTGGTAAGAGAACTCTGTAAATGAGATTCCTGTCTCCAAGCGGGTTTTCACCGAGTCTTTAGCCATCATATAACTGATGGAAATGTGTTTACCTACTTTTCTAATAAATTCGAGAAAGCTAAAGTCTTTAAACCAATCATAATTGTTGACCATTTGAGCGGGATTTTCGCTTGACTGAAAATCAAGAAACTTTTCTAATTGTTTCTTGATGGCAGCTTGGTTGCGCAACAGTACATCCTGATCAAGGAGATTTCTTTCAGCCGATTTTCCAGAAGGGTCTCCAATCATTCCGGTGGCACCACCCACAAGAGCATAGGGTTTATGTCCAGCTTTTTGTAGTCTTCTAAGTAAAAATATTGCAACTAAATTTCCCACATGTAGGCTGTCCGCAGTAGGGTCAAACCCTATATATCCGCTCACTTTTTCGGTTTGTAACAATTTTTCAGTTTCAGGAAAAGTATCGTGAACCAACCCACGCCAGCGCAATTCCTCAACAAGATTATATTTTGGTGTAAATGCCATTGTAAATTATCTGTTTTGTAACTCTTTTAATATATCTCCAATTAGTGCCGGACCTTGATACACAAATCCTGTATAAATCTGTATAAGTTCTGCTCCGGCATTCAATTTTGCTAAAGCATCTTTTCCTGAGAAAATACCTCCGACACCGATGATTATTTTTTCTTCATTGAGCATTTGACGAGCTTGGGCTAAAAGTTTGGTTGATTTTTCAAAAAGCGGTTTGCCGCTCAAACCGCCTACACCTATTGTCTCCAATTCTTCTTTAGATGTTTTTAAATCGGTTCTGCCTATAGTAGTATTTGTCAAAACAACACCTTCTAGAGAAGTTTGGTTGACAAAATGAATCACATCAGCAAGTTGCTCATCAGTCAAGTCAGGAGCAAATTTTACGAACACAGGTACATGTAGCTTGCCTTGTTTTTTGAGCAATTCACGTGTATGTAATAAAGGAGTAACTATATGTCCCAACTCATTGGTGCTTTGCAAATCTCTTAGTCCCGGTGTGTTAGGAGAGCTTACATTGATAACAAAATAGTCCACGTAGTCATACAAAGCATCAAAACAGAGTTGATAGTCATTGACAGCAAATTGATTTTCAGTAATTTTGTTTTTGCCGATATTTCCCCCAACAACTAAACCTTTAGGTCTTTTCTTAAGCCTTTCTTTGATAACATTCAGTCCGCTGTTATTAAACCCCATTCGGTTAATAATTGCTGCATCTTTAACTAATCTAAATAATCTTGGCTTTGGATTACCGTCTTGTGGTTTTGGTGTAACAGTTCCAACTTCAACAAAACCAAACCCCAATGCTTGCCATACATTGAGATATTTGGCATCTTTATCAAAACCAGCTGCTAATCCAACAATGTTTGGAAATTCAATGCCTGCAATCAGTTTTGGCTGTTTACCCGTACTCCAATTACCCAATGATTTCTTAACTATGGAGAGCCCGAATGGAACTTTAGTTAAAAATGCCAATAACGACATTGTAAAATGGTGTGCCCGTTCGGCTTGCATTTTAAACAAGATATTTCTGACAAGGTTAAACATTCTTGTTGAGTTAAAAGGGTTGCAAAAATAATGAAAGAAGTGGTTTGCGGTAAATAGGTTTTAAAATAAGCATTCTACATAGAATGATTTTAAATTAGAAAAAAGAATTTGCCATTAGACTATAATTATAATTTTGCACGTGTCAAAAACATAACCATACAAAATGAGTGCAAATTCAAATTTTTTCAGTTCATCTGTTGGGAAAAAGGTTCTGATGGCTCTCACCGGACTTTTTCTCATTCTTTTTCTACTTATCCATTTAATAGGCAATTTACAATTACTAAAAAATGATGCCGGCTTAGCTTTTAATAGTTATGCAGCATTTATGACCAGCAATCCGCTAATCAAAATTGTGTCATGGGGTACTTATATAATCATTCTCATTCACGCAATAAGAGGAATAACAATAGAAAGAGCCAATCGTGCAAAACGTTCAACAAAATATGTAGTAGCAAACTATAAAAGAAGTACCCATTGGACTGCGCGTAAAATGGGGCTATTAGGCGTAATTGTTCTATTATTCATCATTATGCACATGAGTGATTTTTGGTGGAAATATAAATTTGGAGAAACACCTTGGTCAAAATATACAATAGAGCTTGCAACCGGTGAACTTAAAAACACTGAAGACGCTACAAACTTAGGTGTTATTCATTTCACTAAAGTTGTTGACCCAATTTCTGCAACTGAGATTGTTATAGCAAAAGATTTATATAAGAAAGTAGTTGAGACTTTCTCAAACATCTTCTTTGTGTTGTTCTATGTAATCTCAATGTTGGCAATTGCTTTTCACCTATGGCATGGATTTGCAAGCGCGTTTCAATCACTTGGATTGAATCACAAAAAATACAACCCACTTATTCATGGAGTAGGCAAGGCATTTGCTATAATAGTTCCAATACTTTTTGCCCTGATTCCTATTATTATGTTTTTTTATCATCAATAATCAAATAAGAAAAGTCTAATCATGAGCGATAATAAATTAAATTCAAAAGTTCCAGAAGGTCCATTAGCAGACAAGTGGACTAATTATAAAGATCATATCCGTTT
The sequence above is drawn from the Bacteroidia bacterium genome and encodes:
- a CDS encoding succinate dehydrogenase cytochrome b subunit → MSANSNFFSSSVGKKVLMALTGLFLILFLLIHLIGNLQLLKNDAGLAFNSYAAFMTSNPLIKIVSWGTYIIILIHAIRGITIERANRAKRSTKYVVANYKRSTHWTARKMGLLGVIVLLFIIMHMSDFWWKYKFGETPWSKYTIELATGELKNTEDATNLGVIHFTKVVDPISATEIVIAKDLYKKVVETFSNIFFVLFYVISMLAIAFHLWHGFASAFQSLGLNHKKYNPLIHGVGKAFAIIVPILFALIPIIMFFYHQ
- a CDS encoding sodium:solute symporter → MSWIDWAVLLSTLTFITVYGIYKSRGQKDLKGYFLGDNSLPWYTIMFSVMATQASAITFLSAPGQAFTDGMRFVQYYFGLPLAMIVVSAVLVPAYHKLKVITAYEFLEQRFDVKVRVFTAFLFLLQRGLATGLTIYAPALVMSSLLGWNIYLTCALTGLLVVIYTLSGGAKAVAQTQLHQMIVILAGMLFAGYMIFKLMPDDIGFMETLHISGKTGKLNALVTTFDLNDKYNLWSGLLGGFFLALSYFGTDQSQVGRYLAGKSVKVSTQGLLMNAIVKVPMQFGILFIGVALYVFYIFSPQPLVFNNTLIEKVQQTPYAQDYQELNAHFDKLGDEHRQIARQYLELEQQGSKAEATIVAAQLKEIEHKKHLARIDAKQLISKAIPTADVNDTNYIFLYFVLHNLPIGLIGLLIAVIFSASWSSTSSELNALSGIVVVDFYKRLFKPNASDKHYVIVSKIATAIWGVIAVLFAFLATHLNSLIEAVNLLGSLFYGTILGVFVAAFIAKHLQPKSVLIAAVLSEVIVIALHQADVVAFLWLNMIGCALVVLLGLLVNLFMPKLKKN
- a CDS encoding quinone-dependent dihydroorotate dehydrogenase; the encoded protein is MFNLVRNILFKMQAERAHHFTMSLLAFLTKVPFGLSIVKKSLGNWSTGKQPKLIAGIEFPNIVGLAAGFDKDAKYLNVWQALGFGFVEVGTVTPKPQDGNPKPRLFRLVKDAAIINRMGFNNSGLNVIKERLKKRPKGLVVGGNIGKNKITENQFAVNDYQLCFDALYDYVDYFVINVSSPNTPGLRDLQSTNELGHIVTPLLHTRELLKKQGKLHVPVFVKFAPDLTDEQLADVIHFVNQTSLEGVVLTNTTIGRTDLKTSKEELETIGVGGLSGKPLFEKSTKLLAQARQMLNEEKIIIGVGGIFSGKDALAKLNAGAELIQIYTGFVYQGPALIGDILKELQNR
- the tyrS gene encoding tyrosine--tRNA ligase, producing the protein MAFTPKYNLVEELRWRGLVHDTFPETEKLLQTEKVSGYIGFDPTADSLHVGNLVAIFLLRRLQKAGHKPYALVGGATGMIGDPSGKSAERNLLDQDVLLRNQAAIKKQLEKFLDFQSSENPAQMVNNYDWFKDFSFLEFIRKVGKHISISYMMAKDSVKTRLETGISFTEFSYQLIQGYDFYHLYSNFGVKLQMGGSDQWGNITTGTELIRRMGGGEAFALTAPLLTKSDGTKFGKSEGGNVWLDPEKTSPFTFYQFWLNVSDEDAVKLIKVFTDFDKEKTMALIAQHEQEPHLRLLQKTLAQELTTLVHSSNEYDTAVKTSQILFGNSDPKDVLSLGEKTFRSAMEGVPTFETSSSIMAAGINVLDLLAVETQIFPSKSEARKMIQAGALSLNKVKHTDTDASINNNNLIFDKFLLIQKGKKNYFLVVVK